In Apis mellifera strain DH4 linkage group LG10, Amel_HAv3.1, whole genome shotgun sequence, the genomic window AAGCGTTCCTTCGACGTGGCGTTCCTCGTAGCGCCCGACGAGAACCTGGCCCGCCGTCAAAGCGAGAAGATGAGGATGGCGTCGGCCAGAAAGGATCATCGCCCCCGCGACGAGACGATCTCGTTGGAGACGATCGTGGACACGGACAGATTGCCCCAGAATTTGACCGTGAAGAATTACAACGACAACGACGCCTCCGACAGAAGAAGGATGATCCACTGCACCGAGAATTCTCTCAGTCCGCCGTATATATCACCGAGAACCTTGACCCCAACGTTGCCAACCCCTTTGTCGCCCGACACCGATGTTCGAAGGTACGTTTCAGGCACGCGCCTCCAAAAGTCACCCAGCCCACCCGCGTTCCCCACCCATCAATCGATGCTAACCACCTGCCCCGAGGTGGTGGAATCGAATCTCACTTGCAACAAGGTGTACGACACCGTTCTACCCTGCCCGGCAGACAGACACGGGGAATCTCGCAGCGCGTTCACCAAGGTGAACCTGACGATCCAGAGGAACGGGTTCGCCGACGATGGCCAGACCTCGCCACGATCCTCCATATCGCCCGACGATCGTACCGGTTATCAGAGCAGCGTCAGCCCCCCGGTCGTACCGTTGACCACCTCGGCCACCGGTTACAAGTACGCGCCGTTCCCCACGGCCAAAATGCCGTACCCTTTCCTGGTCGGTCCCGAGAACGGTCAACCGGGCCTGTTGGAGAACCTCAAGATACCGCAGATCGCCCAACCGCCCAAAGTACCGAGTCCAAAGATACCGAGCTTCCGCCCTGACCTGCCGCCGGTTTACCCGAACCTCCCCTACAATCCGATCTCCGTCTTCCCACCGATGGCCGACGCGCTCGCCAGGCCGAGATTTCTGGCGACGGCCGCGGGGGTGGCCGGCCTTCTACCCCCTTCGTTCGCCGCGTTAACCCTGCCCGCGCAAAACGTATGCGCCAAGTGCAACCTTTCGTTCCGGATGACGTCCGACCTCGTGTACCACATGAGGTCCCACCACAAGAATGAGAACACCGGCGAAGCggcgagaaggaggagggaggagaagcTGAGGTGTCCCGTGTGCGACGAGAGCTTCAGGGAAAGGCATCACCTGACCAGGCACATGACCGCCCACCAGGATAAAGAGAGCGACGCGATCGTCGACCAGGTCGAGGTAAAGAGGCGTGCCACCACCGTTCACACCAAGTGACGACGGAAATCGTCGTCGAGCGAGGACGCGATACTGGCCAGTGGTTATTCGTTCGAGAATTAGATGAGATTAGGTTTCCAAAGAATGGGAgagaaattaaagttttttgaaGAAGGAAGAATGGATGaaggatatattataaacgagATTTGGCCGATctgtttttccatttttaatcttGTCGTTGATCTATGATCGAAGATCGAATgctcttccaattttttatcataatgtcTCTTGTCATATAGTAGCTCGATAAAGCAGGATAACGATAATCTATTCTACCGTCTATAACTCGTTAACCACGAATATCCACGAGTATTTTGCACTTGCCCCCTTCCTTTTAACCCGACTacttaattatgaattaatcgattatacgCATTTTACATACGGTATACGTgtacgataaaaagaaaaaaaaaagaataattgctAGAAGCTTTAACGATCAACCCAAGAGATCATTCTCTTGAGCCAAGTGTTAAGGTGATATTCCCTCTCTAGTCAATATTAGGTAggagaaatttgtaaatataatcgatCGTCGATTCGATCCAATCTTTAATCCTTTAACTTTAAGCCCTGTATATCATAACTCGCTCGAACGAATTCCCTCGAATCCCCCgattatcttcttcttttttctttttattcaaaaggACAGGTTACGCGtcctgttatatttttttccagaatAAAACATTTGGATTCGCGCGCAGGTGAGTCGAGGGAGGATTGGAGCGCAGGTGGAGAGCGGAGAGCGTGGAGAGGGGGGAACAGAACGCGACGTAAGCTGCGTTCATTTGTGTGTCGGGGGTTGGCGCGGCAATAAATAGATCGTAAACCGTATCCCGGCTAACACACAAACCGGCGGAGCGCGCATAATGGTAGGAAACAATGAATGCCGTAATCGGAAACAGTGCCGGTTTGTTATCTGCCATTTACACTCCATTTAACTTCAAACAGTGAATCGCTGGTGGCGCGCATTCGCGTTTTAAATACACGCGACCTCCACCCCCGGCTCCACCCCCTCCGGCTCTGcactctcccccctcccctcctggCCGACGTACGGCTCAGCATAGGGTTAAACCTGCCGCCACGGAGTGGCTTAATATTGCCCGCAATTGCTTGACTTATCGCCACTTCCATCCTCCAGCTTAATGCTCGCTTAATTTCCGCTGAATCGGAATACCCCCGGCTCACCTGTGTTGTTGTTTTTTCCCTTTCGTCGAGGATGATTAAGAGTTTATTGGATCGCCGTTGCAACAACAGGGGGCGAAATAAAGGAGAGAAGCAGATGGGGTTCGAAGAGGGATGCGAATAACATAAGCGAGtcgaataaatcttttttaaggaTAAGAATGATACGAACTACAGTATTCTGTACAGCAATAATTGCAGTAGCgtgtatatatagtatacatatatatatatacttttgaatatttcttttttttttcttctcgattttcgaaaagacAAGGAAACCATACTTGTTTTTTCCTTGATCGCTAAAGGAGACCTTAATatcgtaaaaagaaagaaaaatcgcgaGATGTTACGTGTGGAAGGAGATAATACAATTCGATATcggatttatatattagaattttgcgATCCATACGACGTTATTCTAGCTGTATGTGTAAGATGTATAAATGATTCGTCGTCTAGGTGGTAAGATTATCGTTCACGTtctgttttttgttttgtaataattatttattacgacGTGCGTCACGTTGTTTCGGTTCGATGTAAATAACACTTTGTACATAACAAGCACTGTAATGTATTCAAAATCGttgttaatgaataaaaaggaTATCCATcatctttctctttatatattctgCCATTGTTAAACAAAAACCTTTTAGAACAAAACtttaatttcatctttctctctctctgtcttccatttatagaagatatataatacaacaaGTATatatccctttttttttcaattttttccccgTTCGTTTGTTCCCTTGTAACAAATATCTCTCTATCATCGGAAAGCCGATTACACGGTACAACAGATTAATTTCTGGCCGCTCGAATGTCCCTTTCGACTCGTAAATTCGCGATCATTGAATcgattctcctcttcctcgaaGTGAAGACGCGAAGATTAGAGATTAATTCTTCTCAGgtttaaaaaaacaagagacaagtaattaaaattaaacaaattcaaCGAACACGTCGACTTGTTGAATGAAATCACATCCACATCCTCCCCCAGAAGGTGGGTAATACCCATCCAGAAGGCAAGCAGCTactctctctcgagagaaaAACCACAGAGAAATCCCTTAAACGAGTAACGTTTAAGCCCGTCGAAACCGCAGCCAATACGACAAACAATCTCTTACCACCCTCGTTCCGGCTTAACTTCGCCCCTTAACCCCCTCCCCACCTCCAGAGAGTAAGTGTACTTACCCTCTGCCCGAGGtccataaagataaataacacGGAGCAAGCCCACGGTATCCCTTACTAAAACTGGGAAGAATCCTTCCCCCCTAGGAAATTCCCATCATCCTCCACGGCCCGCTTCTGTCCTCCGTTTAACGAGCAAATTCGTCCTCTCCACGCTTCcgcttctttctccttcttcttattattattattatcgtcctcctctccccctcttccCCGATATTCAATTCGAGAAACCTTTATCTTATATACGTTCTCTCGTATCACTCGGATTCGACCGAATCGATGACCGAGCCTCCTCGTCTCCTCCTCGATAATTCAATAAGGACGAATCATATGGCGggagaagaagggagggagggggttgtGGAAGTGGATCCGAAAGAGAATCCTCGCCATTATGCTCGGTGGTTCGATTTAAAAGGAGCatcgggggaggagggggggaggagtcATCCGTATCCCCCTTGGTTTCCGATCAGACAGCCTTCCCACCCTTGTTAGCGATACTTGTGATCCGTGGTGAATCGCGCGCATGCTTGTTCTGTCAGTGAAATAATGACAATGTCATAGCTACGGCCCGATTTGCCACGGCGCCCTTGCCTGCCACGTGGGCGACGATTCGACGCGGATATGCTAATATGGCCTCCGTTTCCAAGACATTAGCCTCTCGGCCTGCAGATTCTCGGCCAGACGAGTCACGTCTTCGGCATGAGAGCGCACACGCCGCGTCTATCaccggatatatatataccctgCATGTACGCCTCCCTTGAACGGATCGAGCGACACGTCCCCTTCGATTTCTCGTTCGAGGAATAATGttccaagatattttatttaacttcgATCGAAGTTAagttcttcgaaaaaaaaaaagggaaatattcgtttggaaagaagaaaaatgtggCACGCGGTTAGTTGGAAAGATAGTTCCCTCCCGATCCCGTTAGATTTCCACCCCGATTTCCGATTAGCCACGGTGTTTCGTCGCGATTATGTAACTTGACTGCGAACACGCAGCTTACATCGGTCTCACGATGATCCCCGGTCCGAGTGTTTCGATCTCAACCAGGCGTCGCTAAACGATTTTCACGACGCCACTTTTCCACGACATATGCTTCGATTCGCGTCCACGCTTTCTCATATCTCGATTACaacaaacgaataaatttcttatcgaaAAGAGTCGAATATATCCCGCCCCGTCGAACGTCGAACGTCGAAATCGGAAATCACTGAATCCTTGCGGGGGAGACGGATAAATCCGCGGCACGCCGAATTCGAAAGCGGATAACCGCGCGCACGGTGCATAGTTTGCGGTTCAACAAAGAGGACGGTatctggggaaaaaaaagagcagaGCGCAGCGGCGGTGTCGGTGGCCGCGCCGAGGCTGGAATAGAAAGGACCGGCCAGCCGGGCAATAATTCGAAACAAAATGTCAAGCGGGCACCCATTGTCGGGTGCGGTGGTGCGGTAGGCGCCAACTAGCGCCGACGAGAAAATATCGCCGACAGTAAATCAAGGTGTAGAAGAGGACCCACCACCTTCTCCCATCCCCTCGcgtttctccctcctctcctcccccacACGGAGGCCCGTTTCATCCCTCTACGTGCGGACGGTCCAGCCGCGCGATCGCGCCAGCTTCCGCTTCTCGTCACTGGAAGCTTCGTATTCaaatttcccctccccccgtggaagaaagaaaaattttgctcgactcgactcgagagagaaaaagaaaaaaaaggaaaaatgatcgaaatgTATAAGAAGACGCGGGAGGAAGGAacgcgaggaggagggggaaggagcaATGGGCTCTAGGATGGAAAAAAGATTCTTCACCCTGCTTAAATATGTCCGACCGCGaagcaataaaatatctttatcttaCTCGTGCCATTACTCCCTTGATTCAGCGGGGGTTCAATTTACATTCCTATCGGGGCTTCGGAAAGATAAgtccatttaaataaattagtaatgCTATCTCTTGGTCGAGGCGAGGAGTGGGGAGGGGGATTGGGATTGGGGAGGGGAGGTgggatttaataatattttatcaattttcgcGGCGATTCGTTACACGGTGACGCCGTTCACCATTGTTCCGACGTACAATTGCTCGAGTTTTAAACTTTACGCCTCGATGAATCATCTTTCGCGATGCGATCCGCCCCGTGATAAGTTGGTGAAAAAGTTCCCGACTGCCTTGAAAAACATTTCCCCGATCGATAAATCGTTACCTCGCCTCGACGTAATTGATGGTTTTTACATTTGCgcgaataaattgtttaaaaaaaattaccccTCTCCATTTTTACGCAAGTAATGCATCGCGTCCTTTCGACGTTTTTATTGCGAGATTAAAAAcgagatggaaaaaaagaaagaaaaagaaagagaaaaggaaaaagttttcgaaaatagGTCTGTTCGTGCGCGTGTTCGTTGCACAAGTTTGCCTTTCCCCCTTTTGCGGCGTGTAGATAGGACAATATAATGGGGCATAACAACGGCGTTAACACGCACTGGCCGACCCCGGACGCGACCCCGAAACCCTGGGTGAATTACGCCTCTGATAATTACTAGAAATTAATGCTCGAGCCTTACACCGGTCATTGTTAACCACCAACCCCCTTTTACCTGCTTTCAGCCTTTATAGATATCGTTTTACCCGCCGTTCCCCTATCTCGACCAACTATCAACCTCCCCCTTTCCCCTCTAATATCGAAGAAAGAGATCGTTCTCGATCGTCGTCGAGTACGAAACGCGTggagaaaatcgatcgaggagGAATAAGCGAAATAAGGAGGAcaaggagggaagaaaggaaagaaaggaggggaagggggtggcgaaattggaaaattaaaatcggcGCCGACAACGGCGCGGATCCGCGGCCGATATAGAGGGAGGGGGCGGGCAGAGCGATGGGATGTATTAAAGCTGCGGCCGGGGCCACACCAGCAGATAGGTTAATGTGAATTTATTGCGATCGAGATATCGGCCTCGGCCAGAAAGCAGAGACGCGTGCTACGTCAAACCGATAGCCATTGtgcctcctcccccctccccaccgCCCTTCAAATCGTTCCGGAGGAGAGGAGCAGACAGAGACCAAGGGGAAGCGTTTTAAACAGACCACCACCATTTATCCGGGATCGAGCTTCTTATCTGGAACGCATCTGGAACTGCCACGCGCGCAGCTTCTTCCTCGTGGATAAATGAATTGCCAACAAGATATCTGTTTGGCCGGAGATTCGCCCGGAATTTCAAACGCGGAGGATTCATATATTCGTTCCGCGGTTTACTTCGTCGACCAGAAACGCTGTAAAGATTTTCCTTTCAAACAGCTTGCTCCTCGAACAATATAAGGATTTAAAGAAAGTAcctgatttaataattataatcttattttcacGAAGAAAGTCTATGAGTCTCTATCACGAACAGCGCTTGCTCTTCGAACAATGTAAGGATTTAGAGAAAGTACCTGATCTAATCATGATAATCTTATTTTCACGAAGAAAGTCTATGAGTCTCTATCACGAACAATAGATTTACAGGATCACGGAGAAACGTTAGAGGAATTATGCGACAAAGACAACGTACAATAGATGTACTGTACTTTTACTCGAGTTAACGTTAACTTTCCTTCTACAATTCTAAGCATCGGAAACACGAGCAGTGAAGCATACACGATCATCCATATCGAGTGGTAACCGATCCCCGAAGATCAATTGGGGAGGAAACAGGATGCCCCGATCGGCCCGGTCTCGAGGCGGTTTCCGGTGTCGTCCTCCTCGGGCCGGACGTCTTCTTCGAGCCTCTCCGCCGGCTAGTCCCCGCGACCGTATATCACATTACTTTAATTCATATGGTAATCGCGCGCGGCGCAGTCACTACGCGGCTCCGGCGAAAACTTTCGGAACAATGCGAGGGACAAtgcgaggagggaggggttgcgtggagggagggagagcggCGAGCGGTGCAGAGGTAGTAGGTAGCGCGCGCGGAGGAGAGCGCACCGTTGCCCGCGGAGGGGATGGAACAACGCCAGGGTGAAAGGAGGGTAGAGGCGGTGAAAATGGTGGAGTTGGATGAGAACGGGTGCGAATGCGATATTGAATTCGCCCCTGGCGACGTGCCTGTTATCGACAATGTCCGACCGCTCGACCGGAAGCCATTTGCTCGCTCTGTGACgaaatttatgaaagtttCGCCAGGATATCTCGCGGTATAATTGGGAAGGCTTTTTGCCACCCGCGCGGTGGTGGCAGCGCGAAGGTGGGCGCCCGCGTTTCGCGTTTACCCGCGCTGCGAACATGTTCGCCTCGGTGTCGCGCTGCTGCCCGATTCCGGACAGGAAACGGAAGCAAAAGTCGAGTCGCTGTCCATTTTCGCTCGTTGGGTTTGCGACGggcgaaaaagatttttttgctCGACGTGGAAGCTGCCGTAATGGGTAGAAAATATTCTGTTTCTGCGCGGAACATTTTCGCATTTGAATGGGAGATAAGTAATGTTCGGGTGAAagggagttttttttttttttggaaatttgatcAGGGCACGGTTtcggagggagggaaagaggaaGGGGATCGGGAGGTTCGCGCTCTTTCGATTCAGTCGCTGGCAGTCGCCCCGGTCTCCGATGAAATTCCCATTTTCCGATGAAAACCGTGGGTCAATTCGCGACGAATCCATATGCCGGAGGAACGCGCCATCCAATCTGAAAGTGGCCGGTTAAAGCGAACAGCTTATGCGCCATACGTTTCGGCCGCGTGTTCTCCCGTCCAGAAGCGAGTGAAACCACCGATGGAAATGAATCTCCCTGGCCCTAAACCcattcgattttcgattctttaCGTCTTACGCTCTTTGGATACCaactttctcccctccctcgagTGATCCAGTAAGCAAAGAGTCGAGAAGAATAAGTATAAGAATAAGGAAgaacaatataaaagaatcCCGTTCGATTTCGGCGCAAAGAGAAAGCAGAATTTTCGaggatcgtaaaaaaaaaaaaagacgaaaagaggaaaaatctTCGTCGAATTTCGGCACAGAGATTGAAGCGCGCGATGGAAATTGGCCGATCGGCCATATGCGTCGACTCTGGTTGTGCGCGCAGAGAAGCTGGATGGGCGTCGAGGGGGTGGCGAAGGCGGCAGAggcggggggagggagggagacggTGGGCcgcattacaaatttaatcttaCAAATGGATCCGAAAACTTGGAAACAATGGAATATATGAAATGCGGCCGCGTATATCATGACGGTAGACACGGGGTGGTTCCAGCGGCAATATTGTCAGGGCCGATCCATATTCTCCGCGAGCGTGCACGAGGATGGGGGGCGAGGGGGAGGGTATCGACGATGGAATATCGAAGGAAGAGCGATAGGAAAGGCAAAACACACTGTTGGCACGACAAGAAGTCGCGAGACACACGCACGGTTCCTGTCGCGCGTTCAAACCACCACGTGGATAACCCCTTCGATTCCTGCATCACGTGGATTTATCCGATCGGACGCACCGGGGTCGAGATACGTCGCGAGGGATTTATAGCTCCTTTCGATGGACGATTTTTCATCGACGATACCGTCGAGAATCTTCAACTTTCAGCCTTGAACTGCCTATATTCgtagtaaatattattccatcgaacagaatattattccattgatcaacgaataaaagaatatatatgaattttgaaagtaaaaGTTTTAAGTATTAAGCAAAGAACGATCGCAATTCAATCGACGACGAGGGACGTGTAAGCGGCGTAGAGGGTGAAATGGGAGGGAGAAAGGAGCTCCTCGTAGGTTGGAGGCAGAGTCTACCCGGCTAGATTAGCATAAATATGGCGTCTTAGAGCGGGGCAGTTTGTCATCGTTAGCAAAGCACACGCTTCCTGGGACTCGTCGAGTCACACTCCTCTGAATCGTCGTGGCCGCTTTCTATTCCGCACCGACAAACCTTCCCACAGGAAGGAAACCGCCGATGTAGGTTGCTGGATACACGACCGACCATGCGAGTTACCATAGTTGaactcctatatatatatatatgtatatatatatatatcctcgcCCTCCTCCTACAACTCGTTTCCATCCCTTTTCCTGACCATGCTAGACGGAGACAGGTATTTCGCTACCCGAACTTCCCGAACGCAGATTTCGCACTGGCTGGAGGATAACGTGATTTAGATCTCGTTCCAGGTGCTAGTCGGAGTTAAATTGCCTCCATTCTACATGAAACTACATGCTAGCAAGGATATAACGCAGTCGTTTTAGATGCTCGACCTTTCCATCCAGCTTTCAcgcgtttcaaatttttttctttctttacctCGGATCGAGTTTCtctcttaatctttttaactcgaaaaagtagaaagagagagagagagagaaattctttgagagaagtttttttttcttttcccttcttttatttatttatttatttctttttttttttttgttttacgaCGAGTGCGAAGTGAATTGGTTTTTTATCGCAATTACATAAAAGCATCGATTTATCAGCCCGAAATAGAAAGCTCACGCAACTTTGCGATTCATTTTGACCGGCTCGCGTTATTACGATCTCGCCCTAGTATCGTCACCAATCTGCTAAAACGCATCGCCATACTTCATAAACACCCCTGCAACCCCGCAAGACGTATTAGCCTCGAGATGCCGCGGCGAAGCGGGGCCGACATTACTTTTCTATTAGACCGATTGGACGAAAGGAGGAATCGATATCCCTgcatccctccctccccctccgtttCCTCCCGTTTTCTATTCTCCTATGTAACGCACCTAACGAAGGATCTCGTCATTCTCgccgagacagagagagaaagagagagagagagagagaatcattTCCACCGTTTGTGTTTGCGTTTACGgaggaaaaattcaattatgcCGATTCTCCCcgtggagagagagattcgaatTCACGAATCAATCACAAGCTTTCGTCAAATTCTTCGGGACGGAGATTCACGGATGACTTTTAGTCCTCCTTCGACCCCCCTcgaccccctccctccccctcgctCGACTTCCGTCCTCGAGGGAGCGTTTACCGCggataattcatatttatgacCAAACGCTTTATCAACCCCACTTGCCTCGTATACATTTAATTGAGACGTCCGTGTCGGAGGCAATAGGGTGCGAACCCTGCGTTGTCTCAGGGGGGGTCGGGAACACAATGGCCCAACCACTCGATGGACGTTCGCTTCGTTTCTCTTGGCCATCGTTGACCGCCGTTAACGATCCGGATGGAACTCGTGGATATTTCAATTCCAATGGCCCCGACTCGATCGTTCCTCCTTGCTCGCTCGTTTCACGATTCGTCGCGAACGAAACTCGTGGCGAAATTCGCCACGGAAACTCATCCACGCAGCGATTCATTCTCCCGCTAAGAAAAGTCTCCGTTACatttattcgatttcaatAGAGAGATACACGACCCCAGGCTGATCATCGTGTATCGATTATCGTCACATTTCGTCCCATTCTTTGGTCCAAAGACGACTCTCGACCAAAGGAAGCACGATAGAACATCAATCGCGAAGAAATCGGCACGTTTGGAGAGGCGTTCGATTTACGAGCTGCACCAAGAACACGATTAGGGGGTCGTAAAGAAGCTCGCAACACTTGGTAGGATCGATTTAAGGATCGCGGGGCTCCTTTTAGCGATTGCACCCATGTATCTGGCCCGTCGATTGAGTTATCGCGCGATAACCAAACAATCGAACGAGCCAAACTTTCCCGCCACCGatcctttcttccctctctcccctccccttcatttcttcctttctcttcccgCACGAGCGAGAAGAaacgaagggggaggggaggaaaaaaaggaagaaggcaAAGTTGCAAAGTGTCCGCGAGAAGTTGCCGACCCCCggctattatcattattaaccTCGGCGGGATCGGCTTTTAATCTTCGATCGTCGATCGGCCTGTTAGTTCACCGGGGAACGGCCCCGTAATTGAAACCCCGTTATCGCGGCCTTCTACGTGATTGCATCGGTAGCGCGAGGCCGAATCGTTCGCGTTTATCTGTCGGCAAGAAGTTTCTCGCGCCTCTTTGATGGGATCGATTCCTTTTTGGCCGATTCCTCGCCCTCCTAAAGGAAGAAACTTAATGAAATCGAGGCTCGCGAATCGTCAATCACCTTCcttttttagaattagaatatgCTGATATTCGCCAGGAGGAAACGGAGGGGGCCGATGAAAATTTGCGAAAACGAAGGAAAAGGGAGAGttcgttcttttcttctttccttttctttttcttttttttttttaacgattcgaAAGCTTTCGACTCGATCGATCCTGCCCCGCTTCCACACGCTTTTCGCACCCCCGATCGCCAAGGGATCCGCTCCGGATCCATAAGTATTTTCTCAGATTGAAAAGCTTTCGGCATGAAATATGGGTCAGAGATACGGCGCAACCCTTCTACCGGTTTTAATGGAATTAGTATTTAATACCGGTGGCCGAAAGGGGGCGCGAAAGGGGCCGGCcggaaaggggaaaaaaaactaAGTGGTTCTGCCATTGTTAGGAGCGGAGCACGGCTCCCGTTTACCGGTATTGCCTTTGCAGAAAATTTACTACTCGCCCTCGAATTAAAAGCCGTGGCGTGCAAGAGCGAGCGGATAACGTCCGGAAGAAAAAATACTGCCCCTCGCGATTCCATT contains:
- the LOC724908 gene encoding Krueppel-like factor 11 — its product is MTMEDRTGGIDRAAPATSTTATTASSPSSITDAIASDASYPLQRANKRSFDVAFLVAPDENLARRQSEKMRMASARKDHRPRDETISLETIVDTDRLPQNLTVKNYNDNDASDRRRMIHCTENSLSPPYISPRTLTPTLPTPLSPDTDVRRYVSGTRLQKSPSPPAFPTHQSMLTTCPEVVESNLTCNKVYDTVLPCPADRHGESRSAFTKVNLTIQRNGFADDGQTSPRSSISPDDRTGYQSSVSPPVVPLTTSATGYKYAPFPTAKMPYPFLVGPENGQPGLLENLKIPQIAQPPKVPSPKIPSFRPDLPPVYPNLPYNPISVFPPMADALARPRFLATAAGVAGLLPPSFAALTLPAQNVCAKCNLSFRMTSDLVYHMRSHHKNENTGEAARRRREEKLRCPVCDESFRERHHLTRHMTAHQDKESDAIVDQVEVKRRATTVHTK